The DNA segment CGTCAAAGCCAGTTAAGAACATATCTACTACAATTAACAAATCGATTTGAGCAGTTTTTACTTTCTTTGAGACATCCGCAAAATATTGAGAAAAATTATCTGTAGAGAAGTTTGTGCCAAATTCTCCATTGTAGTCTGTAATGATGCGCTCTAAAGAATGTCTAGAGTGTTCTTGATTCTCAACGCTTACTTCATTAGTTCCATAGGTGAAAATGGATGCAATTTTGAGAGAGGTGTCTAGTTTCTTGAAAGCATCGTAATATTTAATGGCTGCCGGAATACTTTCGACCGTGAAAATAGCTGTGTATTTTTTATTGCTCGTTTTATTCCCATGAATGTCAGTAATGTGTTTAGCAATCATGGCGATTCGAGAATCAGCCATCCACAGCTCTTGTTGATCAATACCAGGGGCTTTTGTTACATCGTCTACCCCTTCCTTGCCTTTAATCGTACGAATATATTCAACCGAAAAACCTAATACGTTGCCGTCATTGATTGCATCTTTAATTAGGTACGTATGAAGGCAATCTTTAAATAAGTCCGATGTCGTGCGCCCATCTTGGCTTTTGTTCGCAACAAAGCGAGGAGTCCCTGTAAAACCAATATATTGTGCTTGTTTGAAATGTTTTTTAATGAGACGGTTCATTTCACCAAATTGAGAACGATGACATTCATCAATAACGAATACGACTTTTTCATTCTCGTAACGCTTCATGATAGATTCGTATTTTGAATTCTTCACCGCATTGGCCATCTTTTGAATCGTGGTAATGATTCGTTTTCTAAGTGGGTCTTGAAGTTGTTTCACTAAGACGTCTGTTTTATCTGTTGTATCAACTGAGCCTTTTTCAAACTTGTTAAATTCCTGCATGGTTTGTGCGTCTAAGTCTTTTCGATCGACGAGAAAAATCACTTTTTTAATCTTCTCTTCTTGCGACAGAAGTTCACTTGCCTTAAATGAAGTAAGGGTCTTCCCACTTCCTGTTGTATGCCACACATAGCCATTCTCTTCATTCTCAAGCGTTTGTTTGATGATACGCTCCACAGCATAAATTTGATAAGGACGCATGACCATTAAGTGCTTGTCCGTTTCGTTTACAATCATGTATTTGCTGATAAGGTTTTGAATCATAACAGGTTGGAAAAAGGAGTTTGTGAAATCATTTAACTGAGAGATGCGCTTATTTGAATCATCTGACCAGAAGAACATATGACTCTTCATCGGTTCGCGATCAGAATTAGCAAAATACTTTGTATCCACACCATTTGAAACCACGAAAAGTTGCAGATAGTTAAATAAACCACCGTAAGAATCTTTACGGTAGCGCATGATTTGGTTAAAGCTTTCCGCAAAGTGAAGTCCACGTCGTTTTAACTCTATTTGCACAAGTGGTAACCCGTTAATGAGTAGCGTAACATCATAGCGATTTGTATATCTTCCTATTACAGTTGTTTGATGTGTTACTTGAAGATGATTGTTCTTGTAATTTTGGGTATCAAATAAAACTAAGTATAGTGTGCTATCTTCATCGCGTGTAATCGTTTCTTTATCACGGAGTATTTTGGCCGATTCAAAAACGCTTTTCCCTTCTATTTTCAAGAGCAAGCGTACAAATTCTTTATCTGATAATGGCGTTCCATCAAGGTTTTCTTTATTTAGGCGGTTGATTTGATTGCGAAAATTTTGTTGTAAGTGTTCTACAGAAGGGATTGAAACTTTTTCATAGCCAAGTTGAGTGAGCTGACGAATCATTTCATTTTCCAGTTGTTGTTCAGATTGATAAGCCACGTAAATTCCCCCTCACTGGCCTCGAATGTCTTCCATAATTTTACCACAGTGTTCGAGGTACTGTAATCAAGTAGATCTATGATTTAAGTGGTTTCTGTGGTGTTTATGGAAATCTTTCAACCAATATTGAAGCTTTCAAAAAAAGAGAAATCTTTTATGAAAATCTCTCCTAACTTTGAATATTTTCGTATTTATTTACTTCTCAAAGAATAAATACAACTGATCCCTACCAGAGGTGCAAAAAGGCAGATATCGTCGTACTGGACATGCCGTTGCTAGATACGACTCAATATAAAAACTATCTAAACATTTCACATGGAAGGATGGTCATAGTTTGAATTTGAGGATATAATAACCAGTAATATAAGAAAGAAACATGACTTTTGATAATAGTTTCGAGAAAGCCAAGTATTACTTCCTGATTTAAGATATTAACGATATTAATGAGGGGAGTAAGGCCGCTAAGCAGCTTCCATTAATTACTTCACTGCATTTCTAGATTTTGAGACGAGGAGAGATATTATATGTTATATGTAAATAAAACAGTAGGAGAAATAATTAAAGAACTATATGATTTATGGGAAGTAGAACATAAGACATGGCCAGATTCTGTGAATCCATCTCATTTGGAATTTGAATTGAAAAAGTTTGATCCTGAATCAATAGAACAAATTCGATTAGTTTCTACTTTGTGCTTTATCGTTAAAACAGGTGCATGGGAAACTTCATACAGTGCACTAAAAAGGATGCTTCCTGATCAAGAATTTGAAGATGCAACTCTTGAAGAAATAAAGAATTATTTTACTGGAATTGAATATATAGAAGATAAAATTATTTTTGAGGAATATATAAGAAACCAAAGAAATCCTTTCATTTTAGAATTATTATCACATGTAATGTTAAATTCTGTAGAAAATAATCAAGCTAGTGCCCCTTTTAATCTTGAGTTACAAGGAATTCACTATATGCATTTAAATTCAAAAAAACAAGGAC comes from the Paenisporosarcina antarctica genome and includes:
- a CDS encoding type I restriction endonuclease subunit R, translating into MAYQSEQQLENEMIRQLTQLGYEKVSIPSVEHLQQNFRNQINRLNKENLDGTPLSDKEFVRLLLKIEGKSVFESAKILRDKETITRDEDSTLYLVLFDTQNYKNNHLQVTHQTTVIGRYTNRYDVTLLINGLPLVQIELKRRGLHFAESFNQIMRYRKDSYGGLFNYLQLFVVSNGVDTKYFANSDREPMKSHMFFWSDDSNKRISQLNDFTNSFFQPVMIQNLISKYMIVNETDKHLMVMRPYQIYAVERIIKQTLENEENGYVWHTTGSGKTLTSFKASELLSQEEKIKKVIFLVDRKDLDAQTMQEFNKFEKGSVDTTDKTDVLVKQLQDPLRKRIITTIQKMANAVKNSKYESIMKRYENEKVVFVIDECHRSQFGEMNRLIKKHFKQAQYIGFTGTPRFVANKSQDGRTTSDLFKDCLHTYLIKDAINDGNVLGFSVEYIRTIKGKEGVDDVTKAPGIDQQELWMADSRIAMIAKHITDIHGNKTSNKKYTAIFTVESIPAAIKYYDAFKKLDTSLKIASIFTYGTNEVSVENQEHSRHSLERIITDYNGEFGTNFSTDNFSQYFADVSKKVKTAQIDLLIVVDMFLTGFDAKTLSTLYVDRNLRHHNLIQAFSRTNRVEGAKKVYGNIVCYRNLKDATDEAIRLFSQTGDTGVVLMKEYDQYLADFKDQLDVLLKVAETPQAVDNLEGETKQKEFILAFRDLTKVLTKLKTFVEYEFKAEDLGIDEQTYEDFKSKYLHLYEISQKPEVQKVSVIDDVDFEIELMQTDRIDVDYILELLRNINFENKQERDVAVRRAIKEVNASASDEMRLKRDLLLEFLKRVAPTLTNNDSVDQKFHDFENERRKQEIYSMSQQVQVAEEKLEYFLREFEYKGVSPDQEINDAIKAPFKEKRKRVQAVKDFIYTNVRKYS